From Pseudoalteromonas sp. R3, one genomic window encodes:
- the nrdA gene encoding class 1a ribonucleoside-diphosphate reductase subunit alpha yields MNQQLSVSKRNGRKEPLDLDKIHRVINWAAEGLNNVSVSQVELKSHIQFYDGIRTEDIHETIIKAAADLISKDTPDYQYLAARLAVFHLRKKAYGQFEPPHLYDHVTKLVEDKRYDAGLLTDYTREEYEQLNDFLDHDRDMSFSYAAVKQLEGKYLVQNRVTGEIYESAQFLYILVAASLFSDYPKETRLDYIKRFYDAVSQFKISLPTPIMSGVRTPTRQFSSCVLIETADSLDSINATSSAIVKYVSQRAGIGVNAGRIRALGSPIRNGEAFHTGCIPFYKHFQTAVKSCSQGGVRGGAATLFYPLWHLEVENLLVLKNNRGVEENRVRHLDYGVQFNKTMYSRLIKDDYITLFSPSDVPGLYDAFFEDQEKFERLYVQYEQDESIRKKRIKALELFSMFAQERASTGRIYLQNVDHCNTHSPFDAKVAPIRQSNLCLEIALPTKPLSHVNDEEGEIALCTLSAFNLGAISSLDELEELAELAVRALDNLLDFQDYPVPAAKNATMGRRTLGIGVINFAYYLAKNGVKYSDGSANGLTHRTFEAIQYYLMKASNKLAQERGACPKFNETTYAKGIMPIDTYKKDVDNICNEPLHLDWDALRQDIMQYGMRNSTLSALMPSETSSQISNATNGIEPPRGHISVKASKDGILKQVVPEYERLKGNYELLWDIPSNDGYLGLVGIMQKFVDQTISANTNYDPTKFEGGKVPMKLLLKDLLTAYKLGVKTLYYHNTRDGASDAQDEMKPEVEDDDCAGGACKI; encoded by the coding sequence ATGAACCAACAATTATCTGTCAGTAAACGAAACGGCCGTAAAGAGCCGCTTGATTTAGATAAAATTCATCGAGTGATAAACTGGGCTGCCGAAGGCCTGAATAACGTATCGGTTTCTCAGGTAGAGCTTAAGTCTCACATTCAGTTTTATGATGGCATTCGCACAGAAGACATTCATGAAACTATCATCAAAGCAGCTGCCGACCTTATTTCAAAAGACACACCAGATTATCAATATCTAGCGGCACGTCTGGCGGTATTCCATTTACGTAAAAAGGCTTATGGCCAGTTCGAACCGCCTCACCTCTACGACCATGTCACTAAACTGGTTGAAGATAAGCGCTACGATGCAGGTCTGCTTACCGATTATACCCGTGAAGAATATGAGCAACTTAACGACTTCCTTGATCATGACCGTGATATGTCGTTCAGCTATGCAGCGGTAAAACAACTTGAAGGTAAATATCTGGTGCAGAACCGCGTGACTGGTGAAATCTATGAGAGCGCTCAGTTCTTGTATATTTTGGTTGCTGCCAGCCTGTTCTCAGATTACCCAAAAGAAACGCGCCTTGACTACATCAAACGCTTTTACGATGCCGTTTCGCAATTCAAAATTTCGTTGCCAACACCTATCATGTCTGGCGTGCGGACACCAACTCGTCAGTTCAGCTCATGCGTCCTGATTGAAACAGCAGACAGCCTGGATTCGATTAATGCCACTTCATCCGCAATCGTAAAATACGTGAGCCAACGCGCAGGGATCGGTGTCAACGCAGGTCGAATTCGTGCGCTGGGTAGCCCTATTCGCAATGGCGAAGCATTCCACACAGGATGTATTCCTTTTTATAAACACTTCCAGACAGCCGTAAAGAGCTGCTCTCAAGGTGGTGTGCGTGGCGGTGCAGCAACACTGTTCTACCCGCTTTGGCACCTGGAAGTTGAAAACCTACTGGTGCTGAAAAACAACCGTGGTGTTGAAGAAAACCGAGTCAGACACTTGGATTATGGCGTTCAGTTCAATAAAACCATGTACTCTCGCCTGATTAAAGATGACTACATTACTTTGTTCAGCCCGTCAGATGTCCCAGGCTTATACGATGCTTTCTTTGAAGACCAAGAAAAATTCGAGCGCCTGTATGTACAGTACGAACAAGACGAGTCTATCCGTAAGAAACGCATAAAGGCACTTGAGCTGTTTTCTATGTTCGCTCAGGAGCGTGCAAGCACGGGTCGTATCTACCTGCAAAACGTAGATCACTGCAACACGCACAGCCCGTTTGATGCCAAAGTTGCGCCTATCCGCCAGTCTAACCTGTGCCTTGAGATTGCACTGCCAACTAAGCCGCTCAGTCATGTTAATGATGAAGAAGGCGAAATTGCACTGTGTACCTTATCGGCCTTTAACCTGGGTGCTATCAGCAGCCTGGATGAGCTTGAAGAGTTAGCAGAATTGGCTGTTCGCGCTTTGGACAATTTGCTTGACTTCCAGGACTACCCTGTTCCGGCTGCAAAAAATGCGACTATGGGTCGCCGTACACTGGGTATTGGTGTTATCAACTTTGCCTACTACCTGGCTAAGAATGGCGTAAAATATTCAGATGGCAGTGCTAACGGCCTGACCCACAGAACGTTTGAAGCGATTCAGTACTACCTGATGAAAGCGTCTAACAAGCTGGCTCAGGAACGCGGCGCATGTCCTAAGTTCAATGAAACAACGTACGCAAAAGGTATTATGCCAATTGATACCTACAAAAAAGATGTCGACAATATCTGTAACGAGCCGCTACATCTGGATTGGGATGCACTGCGCCAAGACATTATGCAATATGGCATGCGTAACTCGACCTTGTCTGCATTGATGCCATCTGAGACCTCTTCACAGATCTCAAACGCAACTAACGGCATCGAGCCACCTCGCGGTCACATTAGCGTTAAGGCCAGTAAAGATGGTATCCTAAAGCAAGTTGTGCCTGAGTACGAAAGACTGAAGGGCAACTACGAGCTGTTATGGGATATCCCATCAAACGATGGCTACCTTGGCCTGGTAGGTATTATGCAAAAGTTTGTTGACCAAACTATCTCTGCAAACACGAACTACGACCCTACTAAGTTTGAGGGTGGTAAAGTACCTATGAAGCTGTTGCTCAAAGATTTGCTAACTGCATACAAACTGGGTGTGAAAACCCTGTATTACCACAACACCCGAGACGGTGCATCGGATGCTCAGGATGAAATGAAACCTGAGGTTGAAGACGATGATTGTGCAGGCGGCGCTTGTAAAATCTAA
- the nrdB gene encoding class Ia ribonucleoside-diphosphate reductase subunit beta, with translation MSYSTFNRTHNDQLQEPMFFGQSVNVSRYDQQKYPIFEKLIEKQLSFFWRPEEVDVSKDRLDFQALPEHEKHIFLSNLKYQTLLDSVQGRSPNVALLPIVSIPELETWIETWAFSETIHSRSYTHIIRNVTKSPELIFDDIVENDKISERAEAVTKHYDELIEKVSLYNLYGEGKHEVNGETVHINLFELKKMLYLCIMSVNILEAIRFYVSFACSFAFAERELMEGNAKIIKLIARDEALHLSGTQHILNIMQDGKDDPEMAIVAAQCQEQAIQMFVEAAEQEKEWAEYLFKDGSMIGLNKDILCQYVEYITNVRMTAVGLPTQFESNSNPIPWINAWLVSDNVQVAPQEAEISSYLVGQIDSEVDASDFGDFDL, from the coding sequence ATGTCGTATTCTACGTTTAACAGAACCCACAACGATCAATTACAGGAACCGATGTTTTTCGGTCAGTCTGTTAATGTCTCCCGTTATGATCAGCAGAAGTACCCTATTTTCGAGAAGCTGATTGAAAAGCAGTTGTCTTTTTTCTGGCGACCAGAAGAAGTCGATGTAAGCAAAGACAGGTTAGACTTTCAGGCATTACCAGAGCACGAAAAGCACATTTTCCTGAGTAACCTGAAGTATCAAACTCTGTTAGACAGTGTCCAGGGGCGTTCTCCAAACGTGGCTTTGTTGCCTATCGTATCTATCCCTGAGCTGGAAACCTGGATTGAAACCTGGGCATTCAGTGAAACCATTCACAGTCGCTCATACACGCACATTATTCGCAATGTGACAAAATCGCCCGAGCTTATCTTCGATGATATCGTCGAGAACGATAAGATCAGTGAGCGTGCAGAGGCCGTGACTAAACACTATGACGAGTTAATCGAGAAGGTTTCTCTGTACAATCTGTACGGTGAAGGTAAGCACGAAGTCAACGGCGAAACAGTGCATATTAACCTGTTTGAGCTGAAGAAAATGCTCTATCTGTGCATCATGTCAGTAAATATTCTTGAAGCCATTCGTTTTTATGTGAGTTTTGCCTGCTCTTTTGCATTTGCAGAGCGTGAGTTGATGGAAGGTAATGCAAAGATCATCAAATTGATTGCCCGCGATGAAGCACTCCACCTGTCTGGTACACAGCATATTCTGAATATCATGCAAGACGGCAAAGACGACCCGGAAATGGCCATCGTTGCAGCGCAATGTCAGGAGCAAGCTATTCAGATGTTCGTAGAAGCCGCAGAGCAGGAAAAAGAATGGGCTGAATACCTGTTTAAAGATGGTTCTATGATTGGTCTTAATAAAGACATTCTGTGTCAATATGTTGAATACATCACCAATGTACGCATGACTGCGGTTGGCCTGCCAACACAGTTTGAAAGCAACAGTAACCCAATCCCCTGGATCAATGCGTGGTTAGTCTCTGACAACGTTCAGGTTGCCCCACAAGAAGCAGAGATTAGTTCTTATCTGGTTGGTCAGATCGACTCAGAAGTCGATGCCTCTGACTTTGGTGACTTTGATCTGTAA
- the yfaE gene encoding class I ribonucleotide reductase maintenance protein YfaE, whose protein sequence is MTDRPVKKIFLDPEKEPLLHAAHSPSLLATLEANQVEVAYQCREGFCGACRAKLCRGKIAYNQEPLAFVRDGEILLCCSKPITDVIIKLV, encoded by the coding sequence ATGACAGACAGGCCAGTCAAAAAGATCTTTCTTGACCCAGAAAAAGAGCCGCTATTACATGCGGCTCACTCCCCTTCACTCCTGGCTACATTAGAAGCAAATCAAGTTGAGGTCGCCTATCAATGTCGCGAGGGGTTTTGTGGTGCCTGTCGCGCCAAGCTTTGCCGGGGTAAGATTGCTTATAATCAAGAGCCTTTGGCGTTTGTGCGTGATGGCGAAATTCTGCTCTGCTGCAGCAAACCCATCACAGATGTGATCATTAAGCTAGTGTAG